The DNA sequence CCGAGGCGGCTGCCCTGGCGGAGGACACGGTCGGGGGCGCCGTGCCATGAGGGCGAGGGGGGGGGGACAGAGGGCCAGGGGCGTGACGGGTGTCGATGGCGGGCCCGGCTTCAACTGTGGTGTTGGGGCGGGGAGAAGGCCGAGAACAAGGGCGAGGAGAGGGGTATGAGGCGGGACGTGGGGCGTGGCGCGGACCGAGAAGTGAGCCGGGGCGCGGGCCGGGGCGTGGGCCGGCGAATGGATCGGATCGGACCCCGGGGCGCACGCCGGATCGCTGTCCAGCGTGCGGGTCCCGGCGCGGATCGAGGTGTGGCGACGGTGTGGGTGGCCGTCACCGCGACCGGTCTCTGCACCGTGTTCGCCGTGGTGCTCGCGCTGGGACAGGCTGTGGCCTCCCGTCACCGGGCGGGCGGGGCCGCGGATCTGGCGGCCCTCGCGGCTGCGGACCGGGCGTTGGAAGGGGTGGCGGTCGCGTGTGAGACGGCCCGGCGGGTGGCCCTGGCACAGGGGGCCGTGCTCGTTCGCTGCGTGGTGCGGGGGGAGATCGCCGATGTGACCGCCCGCTCGGGGTTCGGGCCCTACCTACCTGCCGTCAGGGCACGGGCCGGGCCTCCCGCCGACCCTGGCGTCGGATCGCCGGTCGATTCCGGGGCGGGTCCTTCGGGTAGTCCCTGGGCCGGACCACGGGCCACCGGCTGATTGCCTGGCCGCGCTCGCCCGGGCCGAGCGTTCCGCGCCGGGCTCGTGCGGGCGCCCAGGGGCCCGGTGGCATCATCGACGCACGTGAAGACGCTACGGATTTCGACTGCGGTGGCCGTCCTGTTGGCCGCGGTGGTGGGGTGTTCGAGGTCGGACCTGCCCGCGGACGACGCTGGAGGGCCTGCGCCGCTGACGGCGTACGCTCCCGCGGACCGGGTGGCTATGCCGGAGATGGCGGGGGAGCGCGTCGATGGCGATGGCCGGTTCAGCCTGAAGGGGCTGCGGGGCAAGGTCGTCGTGGTCAACGCGTGGGCGTCGTGGTGTGGTCCGTGCCGTGCGGAGGCGCCGGGGCTCTCCCGGGTGCACGAGGAACTGCGGGGTGACGGTCTGCGGGTGGTGGGGATCAACGCGGACGTGTCGGTCGGCGAGGCACGCGCCTTCGAGCAGGACGCGGAGCTCCTGTATCCGAGCTTGCACGACCCGCAGGGCCGACAGCTCCTTCGGCTTCCGAAGGGCGTGGTGAACACCGCCGGATATCCCTTCACGATCATCGTCGACCCGGAGGGGCGGATCGCCGCGACACGGATCGGAGCGATCGGTGAGGCGGAGCTGAAGCGGTTGGTCATGCCCATGCTGCCGACCTGACAGCGCGCCGACCTGACAGCGCGCCGACCTGAGAGCGCGCCGACCTGACAGTGCGCCGACAGCCCGCGTGCCTCCGGACAGCGCGTCTCCACGGGCCGTGCGTCCGGGCAGAGCCTCTCAGCAGGGCGTTCTGTCAGGGACTCGTGGACGTGTCCTCGGCGTGGAAGCGTCCTCGTCGGTGGCCCGCTGTCCGGCGGTGCTGTTCTGACGGCTCAACCCTTCGGCGTGGTCGGTGCGTCCGGCGTGGTCGACTCGTCCGGCTCCGGGGGTGCGGCTTTGAGGAGTTCGGTGAGCAGGCGTACGGCTCCGCGTTTGTGCAGGGGCTCGTTGCCGTTGCCGCACTTGGGGGACTGGATGCAGGAGGGGCAGCCCGCCTCGCACTCGCAGGACGCGATGGCCTCCCGGGTCGCCGTCAGCCACGTACGGGCGGTGCGGAAGGCCCGCTCGGCGAATCCGGCTCCTCCCGGGTGGCCGTCGTACACGAAGACCGTCGGCAGCAGGGTGTCGGGGTGCAGCGGTACGGACACGCCGCCGATGTCCCAGCGGTCGCAGGTGGCGAAGAGAGGGAGGAGTCCGATCGACGCGTGTTCGGCGGCATGAAGCGCGCCGCCGAGGATCTCCGGGTTGACGCGCGCCGCGTCGAGCTGGTCCTCGGTGACCGTCCACCAGACGGCGCGGGTGCGCAGGGTGCGGGGCGGCAGATCGAGCTTGGTCTCGCCCAGGACCTCGCCGGTGATCAGTTTGCGGCGGAGGAAGGAGACGACCTGGTTGGTGACCTCGACGGAGCCGTAGCAGAGCCGCCCCTGGCCCCAGGGAATCTTGGTGTCGGTCTCCAGGACCGTGATGGCCGTGGTGTCGCGGGCGACTGTCGAGTACGGCGGTTCGGCCTGCTCGACCAGGGCCACGGAGTCCTCCAGGTCCAGCTTTCGGACCAGGTGGGTGCGGCCCTGGTGCAGATGGACGGCCCCCTCGTGGACGGTCGTGTGGGCGGCGGCCGCGTCGACGGTGCCCAGCAGGCGGCCGGTGCCCTCCTCGACGATCTGGACGGGACGGCCGCCCCCGCCCCGGATGTCGGCCAGGTCGGCGGCCCGTTCGCGCCGGGTCCAGTGCCAGCCCGACGCCCGTCTGCGCAGCAGCTTCGCGGCCTCCAGTTGGGGCAGCAGCTCGGGCACGGCCGGGCCGAAGAGGGCGATGTCGGACTCGGTGAGGGGGAGCTCGGCGGCCGCGGCGCAGAGGTGGGGAGCGAGGACATAGGGGTTGTCCGGATCCAGCACCGTCGACTCGACGGGCTGCTGGAAGAGCGCCTCGGGGTGGTGGACCAGATAGGTGTCCAGCGGGTCGTCCCGGGCCACGAGAACTGCCAGGGCGCCCTGCCCCGAGCGGCCGGCGCGGCCCGCCTGCTGCCAGAGGGACGCCCGTGTGCCCGGGTAGCCGGAGATGACGACCGCGCCGAGACCGGAGACGTCGATGCCCAGCTCCAGGGCGGTGGTGGCCGCGAGACCGAGCAGTTCGCCGGAGTGCAGCGCCCGCTCCAGGGCCCGGCGTTCCTCGGGGAGGTAACCCCCGCGATAGGCGGCGACCCGCTTCGGCAGCGAGGGGTCGACCTCCGCGAGGCGTTCCTTGGCGATCACCGAGATCAGTTCCGCGCCACGCCGGGAGCGTACGAAGGCGACCGAGCGGACGCCCTGGAGGGTCAGGTCGGTGAGCAGGTCGGCGGTCTCGGCCGTCGCGGTCCGGCGGACGGGTGCGCCCTTCTCGCCGTGCAGGTCGGTCAGCGGGGGCTCCCACAGGGCGAAGACCAGCTTGCCGCGCGGGGAGGCGTCGTCGGACACCTCCCGGACCGGCAGGCCCGTCAGACGCCCGGCTGCGACCGCGGGATCGGCCGCTGTGGCCGAGGCCAGCAGGAAGACCGGGTCGGCCCCGTACCGGGCGCACAGGCGACGTAGACGGCGCAGGATCTGGGCGACGTGGGAGCCGAAGACGCCCCGGTAGGTGTGGCACTCGTCGATCACGACGAACCGCAGGGCACGCAGGAAGGACGCCCAGCGGGGGTGGGACGGCAGGATCCCGCGGTGCAGCATGTCGGGGTTGGTCAGGACGTAGTTGGCGTACTGCCGCACCCATTCGCGTTCCTCGACCGGGGTGTCGCCGTCGTAGACCGCCGGCCTGATGGCGTTGCCGAGTGGTGCCGCGAGTGCCTTCACCGAGCGCCGCTGATCGGCTGCCAGGGCCTTGGTGGGGGCGAGGTACAGGGCGGTGGCCCCGCGGCCGTTGGGGGCCTCGGAGCCGTCCAGGAGGGTGCTCAGGACCGGCGCGAGGTACGCGAGGGACTTCCCGGAGGCCGTACCGGTGGCGATCACGACCGATTCGCCGTCCAGCGCGTGCTCGGACGCGACCGCCTGGTGCGCCCACGGATGGGCGATCCCGGCTTTTTCGATCGCCGAGATCACTTCTGGCCGGATGCGATCCGGCCAGATGGCATGGGTTCCCGATCGCGGGGGCAGGTGCTCCGTATGAGTGATGCGCGCGGCCCGGCCCGCCCCTGCGGCGAGCCGGTCGAGGATCATGGCGGGAGAGGGGCGCATGCCCCCACTCTCGGGTGGTCGTCCGGGACGGTGATTCTTGGCCATCGGCACCGAGTGTGTCACTGGCGTGACGGACAATGGTCCCAAGGCGTCGTGCATGGCTGCTGGTAAGTGATTGAATGCCATCGCGGCTGGCGATCCGTCCCCTGGCCTCCGTCGGGGAGAGCGAGGGGCGACCGCTCGATAGCAAGGTGCTGGAGGATCCGTGGACCTGTCCCTGTCGACTCGCAATGTGTCCGGCCCTGGTGGCGACCGTACGGTCGTCGAGGTCGGTGGCGAGATTGATGTGTATACCGCGCCCAAGCTGCGCGAGCAGTTGGTCGAGTTGGTGAATGACGGCAGCTATCACTTGGTTGTCGACATGGAAGGCGTCGACTTTCTCGACTCCACCGGCCTCGGCGTGCTCGTGGGTGGCTTGAAGCGTGTGCGGGCCCATGAGGGCTCGTTGCGCCTGGTCTGCAACCAGGAGCGCATTCTCAAGATCTTCCGGATCACAGGTCTGACCAAGGTGTTCCCGATTCACACCACGGTCGACGAGGCTGTCGCCGCCACCGACTGAGGTCGGAGCGGACCGGCCCCCGGGCCGGTCGGCAGGCAGTGAACAGGCCGACAGCGGCAGCACGTGGGCCGCG is a window from the Streptomyces sp. MMBL 11-1 genome containing:
- a CDS encoding STAS domain-containing protein, which gives rise to MDLSLSTRNVSGPGGDRTVVEVGGEIDVYTAPKLREQLVELVNDGSYHLVVDMEGVDFLDSTGLGVLVGGLKRVRAHEGSLRLVCNQERILKIFRITGLTKVFPIHTTVDEAVAATD
- a CDS encoding TlpA family protein disulfide reductase, with the translated sequence MPEMAGERVDGDGRFSLKGLRGKVVVVNAWASWCGPCRAEAPGLSRVHEELRGDGLRVVGINADVSVGEARAFEQDAELLYPSLHDPQGRQLLRLPKGVVNTAGYPFTIIVDPEGRIAATRIGAIGEAELKRLVMPMLPT
- a CDS encoding DEAD/DEAH box helicase, with protein sequence MAFNHLPAAMHDALGPLSVTPVTHSVPMAKNHRPGRPPESGGMRPSPAMILDRLAAGAGRAARITHTEHLPPRSGTHAIWPDRIRPEVISAIEKAGIAHPWAHQAVASEHALDGESVVIATGTASGKSLAYLAPVLSTLLDGSEAPNGRGATALYLAPTKALAADQRRSVKALAAPLGNAIRPAVYDGDTPVEEREWVRQYANYVLTNPDMLHRGILPSHPRWASFLRALRFVVIDECHTYRGVFGSHVAQILRRLRRLCARYGADPVFLLASATAADPAVAAGRLTGLPVREVSDDASPRGKLVFALWEPPLTDLHGEKGAPVRRTATAETADLLTDLTLQGVRSVAFVRSRRGAELISVIAKERLAEVDPSLPKRVAAYRGGYLPEERRALERALHSGELLGLAATTALELGIDVSGLGAVVISGYPGTRASLWQQAGRAGRSGQGALAVLVARDDPLDTYLVHHPEALFQQPVESTVLDPDNPYVLAPHLCAAAAELPLTESDIALFGPAVPELLPQLEAAKLLRRRASGWHWTRRERAADLADIRGGGGRPVQIVEEGTGRLLGTVDAAAAHTTVHEGAVHLHQGRTHLVRKLDLEDSVALVEQAEPPYSTVARDTTAITVLETDTKIPWGQGRLCYGSVEVTNQVVSFLRRKLITGEVLGETKLDLPPRTLRTRAVWWTVTEDQLDAARVNPEILGGALHAAEHASIGLLPLFATCDRWDIGGVSVPLHPDTLLPTVFVYDGHPGGAGFAERAFRTARTWLTATREAIASCECEAGCPSCIQSPKCGNGNEPLHKRGAVRLLTELLKAAPPEPDESTTPDAPTTPKG
- a CDS encoding Rv3654c family TadE-like protein, with protein sequence MDRIGPRGARRIAVQRAGPGADRGVATVWVAVTATGLCTVFAVVLALGQAVASRHRAGGAADLAALAAADRALEGVAVACETARRVALAQGAVLVRCVVRGEIADVTARSGFGPYLPAVRARAGPPADPGVGSPVDSGAGPSGSPWAGPRATG